A window of Hippoglossus stenolepis isolate QCI-W04-F060 chromosome 16, HSTE1.2, whole genome shotgun sequence contains these coding sequences:
- the shmt1 gene encoding serine hydroxymethyltransferase, cytosolic, whose protein sequence is MSATNGHGVSKETWESHNKMMLEPLGINDSEVFSIIKKEKHRQTYGLELIASENFASRAVLEALGSCMNNKYSEGYPGQRYYGGTEHVDELERLCQKRALEAYGLDSEKWGVNVQPYSGSPANFAVYTAIVEPHGRIMGLDLPDGGHLTHGFMTEKKKISATSIFFESMPYKVNPETGYIDYDRLQENARLFHPKIIIAGTSCYSRNLDYACLRQIANENGAYLMADMAHISGLVAAGVVPSPFEYSDIVTSTTHKTLRGCRSGLIFYRKGVRSVDAKGKETLYNLESLINQAVFPGLQGGPHNHAIAGVAVALKQAMTPEFRAYQEQVLVNCKALSSALIDYGYKIVTGGSDNHLILLDLRSKGTDGGRAEKVLEACAIACNKNTCPGDKSALRPSGLRFGSPALTSRGMEQDDFKKVAEFIHQGVELTLEVQRSLDPKANLKEFIKALGQEEKFQQRVAEIKAEVEAFAGQFPMPGLPEL, encoded by the exons ATGTCTGCAACAAACGGCCACGGTGTGAGCAAGGAAACATGGGAGTCACACAACAAGATGATGCTGGAGCCTCTGGGCATCAACGACTCAGAG gttttctccatcataaaaaaagagaagcacagGCAGACGTACGGTCTGGAGCTGATCGCGTCTGAGAACTTTGCCAGCAGAGCTGTGCTTGAGGCTCTGGGTTCCTGCATGAACAACAAGTACTCTGAGGGATACCCCGGACAGAG GTATTATGGTGGCACAGAGCATGTTGATGAACTGGAGAGACTTTGTCAGAAGAGGGCGCTGGAGGCCTATGGTCTGGACTCAGAGAAATGGGGCGTCAACGTGCAGCCATACTCGG GGTCGCCTGCTAACTTCGCGGTCTACACGGCCATCGTGGAGCCTCACGGCAGAATCATGGGACTGGACCTCCCTGATGGAGGTCACCTGACACACGGCTTcatgactgaaaagaaaaaaatctctgCAACGTCCATCTTCTTCGAGTCCATGCCGTACAAG GTGAATCCAGAGACCGGCTACATCGACTATGACAGGCTGCAAGAAAACGCACGTCTGTTCCACCCCAAAATCATCATTGCAG GAACAAGCTGCTATTCCCGCAACCTCGACTACGCCTGTTTGAGGCAGATCGCCAACGAGAACGGTGCATACCTGATGGCAGACATGGCTCACATCAGCGGTTTGGTGGCTGCCGGTGTGGTGCCCTCCCCCTTTGAGTACTCTGACATTGTTACCTCGACAACGCACAAGACGCTGCGTGGCTGCCGCTCTGGACTTATCTTCTACAGGAAAG GGGTGCGGAGTGTCGATGCCAAGGGGAAGGAGACTTTGTACAACTTGGAGTCTTTGATTAATCAGGCCGTGTTTCCTGGGCTGCAGGGAGGACCACACAACCACGCTATTGCAG GTGTTGCTGTAGCTCTCAAACAAGCCATGACCCCAGAGTTCAGGGCCTACCAGGAGCAGGTTCTTGTTAACTGCAAAGCTCTGTCCAGTGCTCTTATTGACTACGGCTACAAGATCGTCACTG GCGGCTCTGACAACCACCTGATCCTGCTGGACCTGCGCAGCAAGGGAACTGATGGAGGACGAGCTGAGAAGGTTCTGGAAGCCTGTGCCATCGCTTGTAATAAGAACACCTGTCCAG gGGATAAAAGTGCTTTGCGTCCGAGTGGTCTGAGGTTTGGATCCCCAGCTCTGACCTCCAGAGGCATGGAGCAGGATGACTTCAAGAAGGTGGCAGAGTTCATCCACCAAG GCGTTGAGCTGACCCTGGAGGTGCAGAGAAGCCTGGATCCCAAGGCAAATCTTAAGGAGTTCATCAAGGCATTGGGACAGGAAGAGAAGTTCCAGCAGCGGGTGGCAGAGATCAAGGCTGAGGTGGAAGCTTTCGCTGGTCAGTTCCCGATGCCCGGCCTCCCTGAGCTGTAG
- the cpsf4 gene encoding cleavage and polyadenylation specificity factor subunit 4, translating into MQDLLANAEHIKFDLELAMDQQLGAQPLPFPGMDKSGSAVCEYFMRAACVKGGMCPFRHISGEKTVVCKHWLRGLCKKGDQCEFLHEYDMTKMPECYFYSKFGECSNKECPFLHIDPESKIKDCPWYDRGFCKHGPDCRHRHTRRVICMNYLVGFCPEGKSCKFMHPRFELPMGASEQPPLPLQAQNQAKPVPTIGRSSLSLIQLTHSSPSQRPQNNNVMGGFQQNNMTGNRGPRPLDQVTCYKCGEKGHYANKCTKGHLAFLSGQ; encoded by the exons ATGCAGGACTTACTGGCCAACGCGGAACACATCAAGTTCGACCTGGAGCTCGCCATGGACCAGCAGCTGGGGGCGCAGCCGCTGCCCTTCCCCGGCATGGACA aatcCGGATCCGCCGTGTGCGAGTACTTCATGCGAGCGGCTTGTGTGAAAG GTGGGATGTGTCCTTTCCGTCACATCAGTGGAGAGAAGACGGTGGTTTGTAAGCACTGGCTCCGAGGACTGTGTAAGAAGGGAGACCAGTGCGAGTTTCTCCATGAATACGACATGACCAAGATGCCTGAATGCTACTTCTACTCCAAATTTG GTGAGTGCAGCAACAAGGAATGTCCGTTCCTGCACATCGATCCAGAGTCCAAGATCAAGGACTGTCCCTGGTACGACCGAGGCTTCTGCAAACACG gtCCCgactgcagacacagacacacaagaagAGTGATCTGTATGAATTACCTGGTCGGTTTCTGTCCAGAAGGAAAATCCTGTAAATTTATGCA CCCTCGGTTTGAGCTGCCTATGGGAGCCTCTGAACAGCCTCCTCTACCATTACAAGCCCAGAACCAAGCAAAG CCAGTGCCTACCATCGGCCGCTCGTCGCTCTCTCTAATCCAGTTGACCCACTCCAGTCCAAGCCAGCGGCCGCAGAACAACAATGTCATGGGCGGTTTCCAGCAAAATAACATGACCGGCAACAGAGGGCCTCGTCCACTGGACCAGGTCACCTGCTACAAG TGTGGAGAGAAGGGCCATTATGCCAACAAATGCACTAAAGGCCACCTCGCCTTCCTCAGTGGACAGTGA
- the atp5mf gene encoding ATP synthase subunit f, mitochondrial has product MADRPVPVIEKRLMDVKLGELGSWLGGRDFTPNGVISSVRRGHDRYYNKYINVRKGGFGGVAILLAGYVALSYLWEFDHIKHDRWRKYH; this is encoded by the exons ATGGCGGACAGACCAG TTCCCGTAATTGAGAAGCGTCTGATGGATGTGAAGCTGGGCGAGCTGGGCAGCTGGCTCGGAGGCCGAGACTTCACCCCCAACGGTGTCATCTCATCTGTCCGCAGGG GCCATGACAGATACTACAACAAGTACATCAATGTGAGGAAGGGGGGCTTCGGCGGTGTCGCTATTCTGCTGGCTGGCTATGTCGCCCTCAGCTACCTGTGGGAATTTGACCACATCA AACACGATCGCTGGAGGAAGTACCACTGA